The Hippoglossus hippoglossus isolate fHipHip1 chromosome 24, fHipHip1.pri, whole genome shotgun sequence genomic interval caggtggtTGGACTCGTCTCGATCCCTCATGGAGCAAGATATTCAAGATGACGACAAGCTTTTACTTCGGTTTAAGTACAATGTTTTCTTTGACCTCAATCCCAAAGTAAGTGACCCAGAATTTATCAGAATTTAtttggggggggaaaaatgaaataacaaggACAGACTTTACTTGaaatttgtgtctgtgtgtgtgtctgtgtttgtgtgttttagtacGACGCTGTTAGGATAACTCAGCTGTATGAACAGGCCCGCTGGTCCATCCTGCTGGAGGAGATAGACTGCACTGAGGAGGAAATGCTCATGTTCGCTTCACTACAGGTAAACACCTCCTCGTCATAGTTGTGAAAATCATTTGAAGGGGATGTATATTGTTTCATACTCAAAGGCAGGTTAGATATGCGAAGGTAGTTATTGTACAGCAGCTTGTCCCCTTTATTATGATTTCCTTGCATTGTCGTGTCAGGGCTGGTCACTGTTTTAGCCAATAAGAATTTTAAATAGTCAACTTGCTCATCACTGGAGCCACAATTTTCCATTGTCAATTTATTGTGTACAAAAGTTTATGATAACTGTAAAGTTTTAGCTGTGGCTCTCACTGTGTCTAAATGTCAGCCGGTCTCAGCTGTTATTTTGCAACCGTTGGGACAGTGATTCAGAAATCACAGTGATTCAGAGGGAGATCAGCGTTGCGCTCACCTACACACTGATGCAGCGGCTGGCTCACAGGGCTGTGCTCCAACCTCCCTCTGACTCACGGCAGCTTTGCATAACCTCTAAAGTCGTGTCGGAGATCTTCATAATGGCTTATACTttgaaaagtaaatgtttgatCAATGTTCTAACAAGTAAaacctctcttttctcctcagtATCATATTTGTAAACTGACCATGTCGAGTGAACCACTGGACCGCTCCAACGAACCAGAGATAGATGAAGTGGAGGCGGCGCTGTCCAACCTGGAGACGACGCTTGAAGGCGGACACCCGGACAGAATTctggtaaacattttttttttagagctgcGGTGAATATTAACAGTAATTTCCAGGTTTTCTGGTCTGTTACAGTCGGACACCTGTTTTTAAGCTGAAGTTGATAGCTAGGCCTCTGATGATTGCATGTCTTAACACGGTGATGTAACGAGAAGACACAGGATGATTGACTGTTGTTTGACCCGCCCCCAGGAAGACATTACAGACATTCCAGAACTGGCAGATTCCCTCCGGCTATTTAGGTAAAACCACCTTTGTACACATTTTACTGTCTCACATGAACATggccatcttttttttctgttccgCTTACAGCCTTGTCTTTTTTGTGTCTTAAATCAGGCCTAAAAGACTGACCCTGCGGCCTTACAAAGAATACTGGTTTGTGTTCAAGGACATCACCATTTCCTACTACAAGAACAAGGAGACTGCCAATGGAGAACCCTTAGAGCAGTTTCACCTCCGAGGTTAGTGAGAAGAAACGATCTGGAAACCCTGTTTTAATATCTTTTGTGTTGTTGCGGATCAATAACCCTCAGTTAAAGCAATCTCATTACGTTTGATTATGTGAGTAATTCTTCTCATAGGGTAGAAAACAAAGTTATTCTCATTTCCTCATAATGAATATAAAGTTGTATGAATTCACAGTTTGGATTAGATTGTGGTTAGAGAATTAAATGAATTATATCCCGGTATTGAAATGACAAAGCACAAAATCTAAGATTATGTGGTAATCACCATAGTAACTGCAGTTTTATTATCTATAAGCAGATCTACTCTATCCCACTGCTCTGTATCGGCAGCTTAAGTGAATACAACATATATTCACATATCTTCCTCCTCATTTGACAGGTTGTGAGGTTGTTCCCGATGTCAACGTCACAGACAAGAAGTTTGGCATCAAGCTCCTGCTCCCAGTCGCTGATGGGATGAACGAGGTCTACATCCGATGTGACAATGTAAGGTCCAGCTCCATATCCGTTCGCTCCACAATTTATGAGATTGCATTCTTTGGTAACTGGAATTAGCAGATCATTTTGTCACTGTTGTACTGTTTTACGCTCTTCAGGAAACACAGTACGCCAAGTGGAAAGCCGCGTGCATCCTCGCCTCCAAGGGCAAGACGATGGCCTACAGCTCCTACAAGTCAGAAGTGAGAAACATCCAGTCCTTTTTGCAAATGAAGAGCCTGGCGCCCCCTCCCGGTCAGGCGGCCCCCGACCTCGACACGATGGAGATGAACGCCGAGTGTTTTGTTTCCCCGCGCTACGCCAAAAAGCACAAGACCAAACAGGTTGGTTTGAGGCTCAAACCAAAGAGCTCGACTTTGCCAACAGCCATCAGTGTTGCATCACTGTTATAGTTAGGAAAAATGTTTGCTAAATCTGCCCGTCGTGATTTTGTTTTAAGCTTACAGCTCGTATCCTGGAGGCCCATCAGAACATAGCACGGCTGTCGCTAATGGAGGCCAAGATGCGCTTCATTCAGGCATGGCAGTCACTTCCAGAGTTTGGTATCAACTACTACATTGTCAGGTACGGTGCAGTATATACATGTCTGTGTATACTAATATACATTTAACTTCACTTGAATGATAACTTGAGGGATTATCCTTTTCTACGTGATTCAGATTCAGAGGCAGTAAGAAGGATGAGCTTCTGGGGATCTCGTACAACCGTCTGATTCGTATTGACATGTCCTCTGGCCTTCCTGTCACCACGTGGAGGTTCGCCAACATGAAGCAGTGGAATGTCAACTGGGAGATTAGACAGGTGGGCGATCCTTTCACCTGACTCAGCTGTTTCTGGGTTATTGCATACAGACAGAATTATCTCAGAGACACGAATACCTAATCTACTGCATGTAATTCCAGGTGACCATAGAGTTTGACCAGAATGTGACAATAGCCTTCTGCTGTTTGAGCTGCGACTGCAAGGTGGTGCACGAGTTCATCGGCGGATACATCTTCCTGTCCACACGAGGCAAAGACCAGAACGAGTCACTGGATGAAGAACTGTTCCATAAACTTACTGGAGGACAGGAATGAGATTAGATATGAGACTGTGCTTCTTCGAGTGCAGCTGTTGTTTATTTACGTAGCTGTTACAATGTGAGGGTTCCGTGTTGCAGTGTCAAATCACAGCCAAAGAAAATGTCTTACTGCGTCACAGTCAGAGATGATACATCGTCACTCACAGAACAACAGCATCATTTTTTGTCATCATATATCCTCCCTCAAACAGTGATAACAATGTACCCTGCACTAGAACAATAATGGTGTTGATGTAAATATGTAGTGAAGATTTGTCTTTCTCTCAAAACTTGGATGAACTTAAGATTTGTAAgaattaagctttttttttttttttttaaaggtgaagTTATGTCCTCATTTCAACAGACAcaatgtttgtaaaaaaaaatattaaagggTGTTTTTATAATTCACTGCTTGTTTTGCATCTGTTCAACCgctgaaactcaaactgaattttctttttacatttaagGTAAAACTAAAATTTCATTGTGGACATATAATCAGATGTTaatgtgacaaagaaatgtcGTACTTTTTCTTGAATATCCTAATATCCTTCTTGTTTTCTGGTGCCACACAGCATGAAAACCAAAAAGCTCTGAGGATGTGTCAGATTCTTGAGTGATTTTATGAACAATTTGactttaaatctgcttttaGAAACAATGAAAGCTTTAGAGAAATCTTTGAGACATTCTTTGCGTAGAGAAGTCTGATACTTGATTGGCTGCTATTTTCTATGTGGTGGCTGAAcctatgtatttttaatgtacTGGTATGCCATATGTTTCACATTGGTAACAACCTAAATTATTATAGTCATAAATTAGTCTGCACTGAACTTCAGCCAGGAGGTTTGAGTCATTCCAACCCACACTGACCATTTTGACTTAACGCAGCAAATCAATGCTACTTTTAGCATGACTGGCAgaggcttttatccaaagcgacttacgAATCATTGACAACACTAAGTTTCACATTGCTATACTTATGCTGTATTTAATTCAACTTCAGtcaaacttaaaacattttttcctgACATCACTATGATTTAACCTCTGACTGTCATTAGGTAATTTGAAAATTACTCACAACTCTCTAGCTGTCTCCCAGGCTAGATCATTTATTGCATTTTGATCGAAtcgtgttgttgtgttgtgtaggaTGCTGTCTTTTGCTCTTGTCAGCCACCTCACTGCTGCACTGCTCTACACTACACTGTGGGCTGGTTGAGTTGGCACACCATTGAGAAGCGGTTATAAAACAGCAGATTGTGGCCCCATGGTGGGATGACGTGACACATCTGCTGGATTGCATTTCAACACAGTTTATTAACAGCGTTTGGGTGCAGAATAACTGTTAACTGAGCTGGAAAGCAATCCAGcagtatcagtgtgtgtagtCTGTAAACATCCAGCTTGAATTCAATACAGTGTTTGAGAATTTATCACGCAATATTGAactctttttttgtattgtagTATTTTTAAGAATGCACATCACCCGTTTGCCATCTGTTCACACATTTATGGAACATGTtgtgaaaaatgcaaaacatgttgaaatatgTTTGGTTCAGTTAATTCtttctataaaaataaatatgtacaataGTATATTATTAAACAtaacaatgtaataaaaaagcatattttaacatattataACTACTTGCTATACTGCACATAACTTTCCCTCATAAATatgtgaataaatgtaaaacgGGTGAAGCGCAATAGACTTAGAGTCTAGAATATTAGCTTTTTCATAATGTGATAATTCATAAAAGTCTATCAtaatcatctctctctctctctctctctctctctctctctctctctctatttatatttatatttatatttatgtgtgtgtgtgtgtgtgtgaaacatatTACaactactttttaaaaacatattacaACTACTTGGTATATTCCATCACTGTAATGCCCTAATCCTAACAGGAAAATACAAGTTGTGGAACCAATCATGCACGAAATTCGTGAAAACAGATACAATTTATGAAAAAAACCCTGGGTGAATATACCCTAGATTTAATATATAAACTAAACTATGAAACTAAGCtatattcatatatttccatcaatttatcttaaaataaaatgaatctaTGTTCAGTCCAGTCCTTGCTTATCGATGATTCAAATTTCTACACCTCTAC includes:
- the fermt1 gene encoding fermitin family homolog 1, which encodes MITAEYGETSWELSVQVDQKDGDESMKFKLRVKGDLHIGGLMLKLVEKIKAPQDWSDHALWWEQRKCWLLKTHWTLDKYGVQSDAFLRYTPQHKPLLLLLPNMKTIIMTVSFSSVVFKAVGEICRVLGLRRAEELSLLKLPDDPSKKKKKKDKNSAEQDIWDIDLPSGGAGGQGFMYMTATYDSENRLPASATSQCFGEIPLADAQPNLPPAELAKMYKSLSLVDKAVNNAGWLDSSRSLMEQDIQDDDKLLLRFKYNVFFDLNPKYDAVRITQLYEQARWSILLEEIDCTEEEMLMFASLQYHICKLTMSSEPLDRSNEPEIDEVEAALSNLETTLEGGHPDRILEDITDIPELADSLRLFRPKRLTLRPYKEYWFVFKDITISYYKNKETANGEPLEQFHLRGCEVVPDVNVTDKKFGIKLLLPVADGMNEVYIRCDNETQYAKWKAACILASKGKTMAYSSYKSEVRNIQSFLQMKSLAPPPGQAAPDLDTMEMNAECFVSPRYAKKHKTKQLTARILEAHQNIARLSLMEAKMRFIQAWQSLPEFGINYYIVRFRGSKKDELLGISYNRLIRIDMSSGLPVTTWRFANMKQWNVNWEIRQVTIEFDQNVTIAFCCLSCDCKVVHEFIGGYIFLSTRGKDQNESLDEELFHKLTGGQE